A genomic stretch from Candidatus Edwardsbacteria bacterium includes:
- a CDS encoding methyltransferase domain-containing protein encodes MYEKNYYEIPEFWDQDRYLNSSFDRLRFEKAMELMPEGIGTVVDLGCGNGSFLQLLSDKKITGIGLERSKAAASQTKELAGSYTILGDLAQLPFRSRSVPLVSCLEVLEHLPAGIYNTSLNEISRVAEQFILISVPFKEKRIFLKCPNCGCRFNPTYHLNVFDENTLAKLFPNFTLAKYAVIRSDEVYFANYYGLVRAYMWLFNRKEYKMPARLGSSYCPACGFRGKPGVIDNPTAEKPSTVPAKIKKSLYGLLKRLPLKKYTAVIALYQKN; translated from the coding sequence ATGTACGAAAAGAATTACTACGAAATACCGGAGTTTTGGGACCAGGATAGATATCTCAACAGCTCCTTCGACAGATTGCGTTTCGAAAAAGCGATGGAGCTGATGCCTGAAGGCATTGGTACGGTTGTTGACCTGGGCTGCGGCAACGGCTCATTCCTGCAGCTCCTGTCGGATAAAAAAATAACGGGGATCGGCCTGGAAAGGTCAAAGGCCGCCGCATCGCAAACAAAAGAACTTGCCGGGAGCTATACCATACTGGGAGATTTAGCCCAGCTACCATTTCGAAGCAGGTCCGTCCCCCTGGTTTCTTGTCTTGAAGTGTTGGAACATTTGCCGGCGGGAATATACAATACTTCATTGAATGAGATCTCCCGGGTGGCGGAACAATTCATCCTGATATCGGTGCCTTTTAAGGAGAAAAGAATCTTTCTGAAATGCCCTAATTGTGGCTGCCGTTTTAACCCCACTTATCATTTAAATGTTTTCGATGAAAATACCTTGGCAAAGCTTTTCCCCAATTTCACATTGGCGAAATACGCCGTTATAAGATCGGATGAAGTTTATTTTGCCAATTATTATGGCCTGGTCCGGGCCTATATGTGGCTGTTCAACAGGAAGGAATATAAGATGCCGGCCAGGCTGGGGAGCAGCTATTGCCCGGCTTGCGGTTTCAGGGGGAAGCCCGGGGTTATTGACAACCCCACGGCCGAAAAGCCTTCAACTGTTCCGGCAAAAATCAAGAAGTCATTATACGGGTTGCTGAAGCGTCTGCCGTTAAAAAAGTATACAGCTGTGATAGCCCTCTATCAAAAAAACTGA
- a CDS encoding glycosyltransferase yields MPKKILIICFTDIARDPRVRRQISFLKNSYEITVLGSGDPGIAGITYLHCPFKHHTARQKVVPFLLLAGRQYEKHYWRQSFIKTGLKLLENRRYDLLIANEINSLPLAVAAAGGAKILFDAHEYYPGSRENTLIWELTFKPYFLHLCRRFLPGTDAFTTVSHGIAGEYERIFKMPATVITNASDHAAITPRPTDPSRIRLVHHGLAIPTRKIEDNIEILKHLDGRFELNLVFSHNSDKKYIRHLKNMTRQLSNVVYHEPVEMENIPAFISRFDIGLAYFKPTTFNLKHVLPNKFFEFIQARLAIAVGPSPEMAGIVSRHGLGLVSPSFAPADLAGLLNTLSAAQIDEYKHNSDKAARLFCAENNKAVLLDLIGSLVGH; encoded by the coding sequence ATGCCCAAAAAAATATTGATCATCTGCTTTACCGACATTGCCCGGGATCCGAGGGTTAGACGCCAGATATCATTTCTCAAGAATAGTTATGAAATAACCGTTTTGGGGTCCGGCGATCCCGGGATAGCGGGCATAACCTACCTGCATTGCCCTTTTAAACACCATACCGCCAGGCAGAAAGTGGTCCCCTTTCTCCTGCTGGCCGGACGGCAATACGAAAAGCATTATTGGCGGCAAAGCTTCATCAAGACCGGTTTGAAGCTCCTGGAGAACCGGCGATATGATCTGCTGATCGCCAATGAGATCAACAGCCTGCCCTTGGCGGTTGCTGCTGCCGGCGGGGCCAAAATACTGTTCGATGCCCATGAATATTACCCGGGATCTAGGGAAAATACCCTGATCTGGGAGCTTACTTTTAAACCGTACTTTCTCCACCTGTGCCGGCGTTTTCTGCCTGGCACCGATGCCTTCACCACCGTGTCCCATGGAATCGCCGGGGAATATGAGCGCATTTTCAAAATGCCGGCCACGGTCATCACCAATGCTTCGGATCATGCCGCGATCACACCCCGCCCGACCGACCCGTCAAGGATCAGGCTGGTCCATCACGGCCTGGCCATTCCGACGCGCAAAATCGAGGACAACATCGAGATACTCAAGCATCTTGACGGCCGGTTTGAATTGAACCTGGTGTTCTCGCACAACAGCGATAAAAAGTACATCCGGCATCTGAAAAATATGACCCGGCAGCTGAGCAACGTGGTCTATCATGAGCCGGTCGAGATGGAAAATATACCCGCTTTTATTTCCCGGTTTGATATCGGGCTGGCATATTTCAAACCGACCACCTTTAACCTGAAGCACGTACTTCCCAACAAATTTTTTGAATTCATCCAGGCCCGGCTGGCTATCGCCGTAGGCCCTTCCCCAGAAATGGCGGGGATCGTGTCCCGGCACGGGCTGGGATTGGTATCCCCCAGCTTTGCCCCGGCCGACCTGGCAGGACTATTAAATACGCTCTCCGCTGCCCAAATCGATGAATACAAGCACAACTCCGACAAAGCTGCCAGGCTATTTTGTGCGGAGAACAACAAAGCGGTCCTCCTGGATCTGATAGGCTCTCTGGTCGGTCACTAA
- a CDS encoding glycosyltransferase, whose protein sequence is MKRILMACSQYWGSPLRVGSHQIARILAQDGWQVAYVSFPISPAHLFGPRDQTRLKDRFAVYRAGGIHAEGGNLWAYVPGSVAVPANKPLLKSGWVHKNWHRLAFPPILDRIRQNGFGSVDVMYFDSVYFNFLLDGIGARQVVYRAADDPKLRDTYCPAVGREQEALVKAADVVLYPSLGVKKGIDPGDPEKFRYFSNGVVFDDYAAQAELPPEYAQIPRPRAVFAGAIVEWLDFQALNQAAEALPGVSFVYIGPLLPPAKKIARHQNVFLLGEKGYHQLPGYLQHADVGLMPFDMNKYPELVGGLNPAKLYQYFACGKPVVASDWREIREMGLPLFLSRDPGHFANSIKAAIANPGDPEKYIRIARANDWGLKVRELFQGLGQVLQV, encoded by the coding sequence ATGAAAAGAATATTAATGGCCTGTAGCCAATACTGGGGCAGCCCCCTCCGGGTCGGCAGCCATCAGATAGCCCGGATACTGGCCCAAGACGGATGGCAGGTGGCCTATGTCTCCTTTCCTATATCGCCGGCCCACCTTTTCGGGCCCCGGGACCAAACCAGGCTCAAGGACCGGTTTGCGGTTTATCGGGCAGGGGGGATCCATGCAGAAGGCGGCAATCTTTGGGCCTATGTCCCCGGCTCCGTTGCCGTCCCGGCCAACAAGCCGCTGCTTAAAAGCGGGTGGGTGCATAAGAACTGGCATCGCCTTGCCTTTCCGCCGATCCTGGACCGGATCCGGCAGAATGGCTTTGGCAGCGTGGATGTCATGTATTTCGATTCGGTTTATTTCAATTTCCTGCTTGACGGGATCGGGGCCCGCCAGGTAGTGTACCGCGCCGCCGACGACCCCAAGCTCAGGGATACCTACTGCCCGGCCGTGGGCCGCGAACAGGAAGCCCTGGTAAAGGCCGCCGATGTGGTTTTGTACCCCTCCCTGGGGGTTAAAAAAGGGATCGATCCCGGTGACCCGGAAAAGTTCAGATACTTTTCCAATGGCGTGGTCTTTGATGATTATGCCGCCCAGGCGGAACTGCCCCCCGAATATGCCCAGATCCCAAGACCGAGAGCGGTTTTCGCCGGGGCCATAGTGGAATGGCTTGATTTCCAGGCGCTCAACCAGGCGGCCGAAGCACTGCCCGGAGTATCCTTCGTTTACATCGGCCCCCTGCTGCCGCCGGCAAAAAAAATCGCCAGGCACCAAAACGTGTTTTTGCTTGGCGAAAAAGGCTATCACCAGCTGCCGGGGTATCTGCAGCACGCCGATGTGGGGCTGATGCCTTTCGACATGAATAAATACCCCGAGCTGGTGGGCGGGTTGAATCCGGCCAAACTCTACCAGTATTTTGCCTGCGGCAAACCGGTGGTGGCCAGCGATTGGCGGGAAATCAGAGAAATGGGTCTCCCGCTATTCCTTTCAAGAGACCCGGGCCACTTTGCCAACAGCATAAAAGCGGCCATCGCCAACCCCGGCGATCCCGAGAAATATATCCGCATTGCCCGGGCCAATGATTGGGGGTTGAAGGTAAGGGAATTGTTCCAGGGGCTGGGCCAGGTCCTTCAAGTTTAG
- a CDS encoding glycosyltransferase family 4 protein, whose translation MARTIIYLHPHFTAYGGAGRFVLESGRRLAQRGYRVRVISIRADQALVGDYRQEIDFIDIGGPLSSSLWFWILFPWSCIKISRVLNKFDDFILFSQVFPANWWGGFYKLFHKKIRLVWMCQEPSAFIHSREWIASIKDPLMRLGARLFNPLLKAIDGRFAALPDRVIANSEYTRRYAQEVYGYADDMIKTVYIGVEAPGAVEVKIFDGGAFTMITVGRLTKFKNIGTVIRALKIMLDQGHQVRLNIVGDGEERGALERLAGQLGLETLVSFSGSVSRPQLDRLYDGSHLYVSAALNEPFGLAPLEAMAHGLPVVAVNSGGPAETVIDQSSGFLIPGNDAGSLASAVVKLIQDPSLYKQAMSRSGKRAEYFNWTSTMDGLVDVFSGYDG comes from the coding sequence ATGGCCCGGACCATTATATATCTGCATCCCCATTTCACCGCTTACGGCGGAGCCGGCCGGTTCGTGCTGGAATCGGGCCGCCGGCTGGCCCAGCGGGGCTACCGGGTCAGGGTCATCTCCATCAGGGCCGATCAGGCACTGGTGGGGGATTACCGCCAAGAAATTGATTTCATTGATATCGGCGGACCGCTGTCCTCCAGCCTGTGGTTCTGGATCCTATTCCCCTGGTCTTGCATCAAGATATCCCGGGTCCTCAATAAATTCGATGATTTTATTTTATTCTCCCAGGTCTTTCCGGCCAACTGGTGGGGAGGCTTTTACAAGCTGTTTCACAAGAAGATCCGCCTGGTGTGGATGTGCCAGGAGCCCTCGGCCTTCATCCACTCCCGGGAATGGATCGCCTCCATCAAAGATCCGCTGATGCGGCTGGGGGCCAGGCTGTTCAATCCCCTGCTCAAGGCCATTGATGGAAGATTTGCCGCCCTGCCAGACCGGGTGATCGCCAATTCGGAATACACCCGGAGATACGCCCAGGAGGTCTACGGCTATGCCGATGATATGATCAAGACGGTGTACATCGGGGTGGAGGCGCCCGGGGCGGTGGAAGTGAAGATCTTTGATGGCGGGGCGTTCACCATGATCACAGTCGGCCGGCTGACCAAATTCAAGAACATCGGGACGGTCATCAGGGCTTTGAAGATAATGTTGGATCAGGGACATCAGGTGAGACTGAACATTGTGGGCGACGGGGAAGAGAGAGGGGCTCTGGAACGGCTGGCCGGTCAACTCGGTCTGGAAACGCTGGTCAGTTTTTCGGGCAGTGTCAGCCGCCCCCAACTGGATCGGCTTTATGACGGATCGCATCTGTACGTCAGCGCCGCCCTCAACGAGCCTTTCGGCCTGGCCCCGCTGGAGGCCATGGCGCACGGACTGCCGGTGGTGGCGGTCAACTCCGGCGGCCCGGCCGAGACGGTCATTGACCAGAGCAGCGGATTTCTGATCCCCGGCAATGATGCCGGATCCTTGGCCTCAGCCGTGGTCAAACTTATTCAAGATCCCAGCCTCTATAAGCAGGCGATGAGCCGATCCGGAAAAAGGGCAGAATATTTTAATTGGACCAGCACTATGGACGGTTTGGTAGATGTATTTTCAGGTTATGACGGCTAA
- a CDS encoding glycosyltransferase family 2 protein, with product MLISIVTPSYNLARFLPLTIDSVLSQAGDFELEYLVIDGGSTDGTLEILRKYEGDLNSGRIKPACAGLAFRWLSEKDRGQSDAINQGLRIAGGEVAAYLNADDLLAPGCLQAVSDFFEKHPDQKFLTGYCRVINEQGREIRKAVTRYKKILLRFPSFNNLLKENFISQPATFWRRDVHREVGYFDEKLHYVMDYDLWCRLASKYRINVIREHLADFRWYRQSKSGGGFGAQFDEEYRIALRYLDKRPMLRLIHRFNTIKTTAVYRLWSLIGGG from the coding sequence ATGCTGATATCCATAGTCACCCCCAGCTACAATCTGGCCCGCTTTCTGCCCCTGACCATCGACTCGGTTCTTTCCCAGGCCGGTGATTTCGAGCTGGAATATCTGGTCATCGACGGCGGCTCCACCGACGGCACCCTGGAGATATTAAGAAAATATGAGGGCGATCTCAACTCGGGGCGGATCAAACCAGCCTGCGCCGGCCTGGCCTTCCGCTGGCTTTCGGAGAAGGACCGTGGCCAGTCCGACGCCATCAACCAGGGCCTGAGGATAGCCGGGGGGGAGGTGGCCGCCTACCTGAACGCGGATGATCTGCTGGCCCCGGGATGCCTGCAGGCGGTCAGCGATTTCTTCGAAAAACATCCGGATCAAAAGTTTCTGACCGGATACTGCCGGGTGATCAATGAACAGGGGCGGGAGATAAGGAAGGCCGTCACCCGTTATAAAAAGATCCTGCTGAGATTCCCGTCTTTCAATAATCTTTTAAAGGAGAACTTCATCTCCCAGCCGGCCACCTTCTGGCGCCGGGATGTTCACCGCGAAGTGGGATATTTTGATGAAAAACTCCATTATGTCATGGATTACGACCTGTGGTGCCGGCTGGCTTCCAAATACCGGATAAACGTGATCAGAGAACATCTGGCCGATTTCCGCTGGTACCGGCAGTCCAAGAGCGGCGGCGGTTTTGGCGCCCAATTTGACGAGGAATATCGGATCGCGCTGAGATATCTTGATAAAAGACCAATGCTTAGATTAATACACCGGTTTAACACGATCAAGACCACGGCTGTCTACCGGCTGTGGTCTCTGATCGGCGGCGGTTGA
- a CDS encoding DUF2304 domain-containing protein, translating to MFASFDPHRIQFLAIAGSVGLLLFILELIRRKRIRENHSLLWLFIGTVFLFFSIWRRGLEVLANLMGIAYPPTAFLLILVMALFVILIQFSIITSDLAEKNKKMAQEIGLLKEKLREMLEGK from the coding sequence ATGTTCGCTTCGTTCGATCCGCACCGCATCCAGTTTTTAGCCATAGCCGGCAGCGTCGGACTGCTGCTGTTCATCCTGGAGCTGATCCGCCGGAAAAGGATCCGGGAGAACCATTCCCTGCTGTGGCTGTTCATCGGGACGGTCTTCCTGTTCTTCTCGATATGGCGCCGGGGCCTGGAGGTGCTGGCCAACCTGATGGGCATCGCCTACCCGCCCACCGCCTTCCTGCTGATACTGGTGATGGCCCTGTTCGTCATCCTGATCCAGTTCTCCATCATCACCTCGGATCTGGCCGAGAAGAACAAAAAAATGGCCCAGGAGATCGGCCTGCTCAAGGAAAAATTGAGGGAAATGCTGGAAGGCAAGTAG
- a CDS encoding glycosyltransferase family 2 protein — protein sequence MKTPPKILLIIPAFNEAGNVGRVIEDLRSSGLEADILVVNDASSDDTSAVARAHGVRVIDLPVNLGIGGAVQTGFIYAQRNGYHIAVQFDGDGQHLAGEIPALIAPLLAGQAEVVIGSRFLTKPYEYQATFLRRLGMRMIQLVNSLLIGQRITDNTSGFRAYNRRALEFLAGGYPDDFPEPEAVVLLGRNGFVMTEVPVKMEQRQKGVSSLSGLIGPYYMIKVLLTLAMNAIRPKIRRE from the coding sequence ATGAAAACACCGCCCAAGATCCTGCTGATCATCCCGGCCTTCAACGAGGCCGGGAATGTTGGCCGTGTGATCGAAGACCTGCGATCCTCCGGCCTGGAGGCCGATATCCTGGTGGTCAATGACGCCTCCTCCGACGATACCTCGGCCGTCGCCCGGGCCCATGGGGTCCGGGTGATAGACCTGCCGGTCAACCTGGGCATCGGGGGGGCGGTGCAGACTGGCTTCATCTATGCCCAAAGGAACGGCTACCATATCGCCGTCCAGTTCGACGGGGACGGCCAGCATCTGGCCGGTGAGATCCCGGCCCTGATCGCCCCGCTTCTGGCAGGGCAGGCCGAGGTGGTGATAGGGTCCAGATTTTTAACCAAGCCTTATGAGTACCAAGCAACATTTTTAAGACGCCTGGGCATGAGGATGATCCAACTGGTAAACTCCCTGCTGATCGGACAGCGGATCACCGACAACACCTCGGGCTTCCGGGCCTACAACCGCCGGGCCCTGGAATTTCTGGCCGGGGGGTACCCCGATGATTTTCCCGAGCCCGAGGCGGTGGTGCTGCTGGGCCGGAACGGCTTTGTAATGACCGAGGTGCCGGTGAAGATGGAACAGCGCCAGAAAGGCGTCTCCTCGCTGTCCGGCCTCATCGGACCCTATTACATGATAAAAGTGCTGCTGACCCTGGCCATGAATGCCATCCGGCCCAAAATAAGGAGGGAGTGA
- a CDS encoding tetratricopeptide repeat protein: MIHFLNKIKDILKGDKGFYLILAGLAIILFLPAIGFKYSYFDDYYLIVVNQKYLADPGNIFDLFGSDVFRADTVAYRPLLVASFMLDAKIAGISPWIYHLTNLVIHYICAGLLFSLLRKFEVAPILSFFLSAFFLVHPLMVQAVAWIPGRNDTLLGLWMLCFVISLVNYSQTRAWYWVAGSMLFLAVALFTKESAVGFPVAGLIILLAAKGKGSRAAHSVYIVLGWLTITLLWLFIRNSVITANPGSGQMVFNSAWENIQGMPGYAGKVLFPFNLSVLPIPKPAMLWYGLSALAVLLFFVRFWGVKNRLVFYSGLSIAVIFIMPHLLRGTDFAFYHEHRIYVSFIGAIIMLSQMNWPQRIKLDKPLYFALSWIFIAFYAVITIVRLPVYYDQDSLLLNLVDNEPQVALSYTQWGYIFIEQGEYERAGLYYKRALQLDPENKDIYHGLGIVYESLGQWQKAEDSFKKSLELAPRSSSLRYNLAYLYHQRGDTAGAERQYQLAILSRPENIEAQLNLGMLYHQQGKLEKARRQYLRTLDIDGRIPEALFNLGILYRQKGWEDSSRLYLGRALKLKPDLIKLLGKK; the protein is encoded by the coding sequence ATGATCCATTTTTTAAATAAAATAAAAGATATTTTAAAAGGCGACAAGGGATTTTACCTCATTTTAGCCGGACTGGCCATAATACTTTTTTTACCGGCCATCGGGTTCAAGTACAGCTATTTTGACGATTATTATCTGATAGTTGTCAATCAAAAATACCTGGCTGACCCCGGCAACATATTTGACCTCTTCGGCTCGGACGTTTTCCGGGCTGATACCGTGGCCTACCGGCCGCTGCTGGTTGCCTCGTTCATGCTGGATGCCAAAATCGCCGGGATCTCCCCTTGGATCTATCACCTGACGAATCTTGTGATCCATTATATCTGTGCCGGCCTGCTGTTTTCACTGCTTAGGAAATTTGAGGTTGCCCCTATCCTGTCGTTTTTTCTCTCGGCCTTTTTCCTGGTGCATCCGTTGATGGTTCAAGCCGTGGCCTGGATCCCCGGCCGCAACGACACCTTGCTGGGATTGTGGATGCTGTGCTTTGTCATTTCCCTGGTCAACTACAGCCAGACCAGGGCTTGGTATTGGGTTGCAGGGAGCATGCTTTTCCTGGCCGTGGCGCTTTTTACCAAAGAATCCGCCGTCGGATTTCCGGTTGCCGGGCTCATTATTTTATTGGCCGCTAAAGGGAAGGGGAGCAGAGCCGCCCATAGCGTTTATATTGTCCTGGGCTGGCTGACCATAACCCTACTTTGGCTGTTCATCAGGAATTCGGTGATTACGGCCAATCCCGGTTCGGGCCAAATGGTGTTCAACAGCGCCTGGGAAAATATCCAGGGAATGCCGGGCTATGCCGGAAAGGTACTGTTTCCGTTCAACCTTTCGGTCCTGCCCATCCCTAAGCCCGCTATGTTATGGTACGGTCTGAGCGCCTTGGCCGTCCTGCTGTTTTTTGTCCGTTTTTGGGGTGTTAAAAACCGGCTTGTATTTTATTCTGGTTTATCGATAGCAGTGATATTTATTATGCCTCACTTGCTAAGAGGCACCGATTTTGCTTTCTATCACGAACACCGGATTTATGTTTCATTTATCGGCGCAATAATAATGCTCTCTCAAATGAACTGGCCGCAAAGGATCAAATTGGACAAGCCACTTTATTTTGCATTGTCATGGATCTTTATTGCTTTTTATGCTGTTATAACGATTGTGCGGCTTCCCGTTTATTATGATCAAGACAGTCTGTTGCTGAATTTAGTTGATAATGAACCGCAGGTTGCGTTATCATATACCCAATGGGGGTATATTTTTATTGAACAAGGGGAGTACGAAAGGGCCGGGTTGTATTATAAAAGGGCATTGCAATTGGACCCTGAGAACAAGGACATTTATCACGGTTTAGGCATAGTGTACGAGTCGCTGGGCCAATGGCAGAAGGCCGAGGATAGTTTTAAAAAAAGCTTGGAACTGGCGCCCCGCTCCTCATCTCTGAGATATAACCTGGCCTATCTTTACCACCAGAGGGGCGATACCGCCGGGGCGGAACGGCAGTACCAGCTGGCCATACTGAGCCGTCCCGAGAATATCGAGGCCCAGCTGAACCTGGGCATGCTGTACCACCAACAGGGTAAACTGGAGAAGGCCCGGCGGCAGTATCTAAGGACTTTGGATATCGATGGAAGGATCCCCGAGGCGCTGTTCAACCTGGGTATTTTATACAGGCAAAAGGGCTGGGAAGACAGTTCCCGGCTGTACCTGGGGCGGGCCTTAAAATTAAAGCCTGACCTGATAAAGCTTCTTGGTAAAAAATGA
- a CDS encoding prepilin-type N-terminal cleavage/methylation domain-containing protein, which produces MSRKGFTLIELMIVVVIIGILAAIAIPNFMSMQDRAKESAVKSNMHTVQLTAEDFATRKDGIYPTDGTTTCPGAAGDIDFDAMIAAVSLKNPFGGVATVLDGVPVNPGETGYEGATDGYTITAYGKSNASLLSLTLRPGTAI; this is translated from the coding sequence ATGTCCCGCAAAGGTTTTACCCTCATCGAGCTGATGATCGTGGTGGTCATCATCGGCATCCTGGCGGCCATCGCCATCCCCAACTTTATGTCCATGCAGGACCGGGCCAAGGAATCGGCTGTCAAGTCCAACATGCATACCGTTCAGCTGACCGCTGAGGATTTTGCCACCAGGAAAGACGGCATTTATCCCACCGATGGCACCACCACCTGCCCGGGCGCGGCCGGGGATATTGACTTCGATGCTATGATTGCGGCAGTGTCCTTAAAGAACCCCTTTGGCGGAGTGGCCACGGTTCTTGACGGCGTGCCGGTGAACCCTGGTGAGACCGGATATGAGGGCGCCACTGATGGGTATACCATCACCGCTTATGGCAAGAGCAACGCTTCCTTGTTGTCCCTGACCTTAAGACCAGGCACCGCCATCTAA
- a CDS encoding prepilin-type N-terminal cleavage/methylation domain-containing protein yields the protein MAENRRRKILAHKDMQIRIVAQILAMVASGILLVGGAVYLIIWNGITGPAYASGQTSLINIFDQVHKTLFIVIPVLILIMGWISIVISHRIAGPLVRLNNGMKSLEKGDWPKHPMKFRKNDEGHHLAEQFNVMTESIRKMVAGEQEAARSVLSELEVYTRKLKEEQKVDREIIEKLNRIQEKAAKTSQKGFTLIELMIVVVIIGVLAAISIPNYLSMRDRAIEASLKSNMHTLQLVVEDFNTRTGGFYPADLTVRISDITGNDVHKSITEGATKPPFPPNTLICPYMSYANPFNRNDHAVIYLPNDAPVGPSGVVYFTGYDAANNIIPEGSALVAVTYKIRGFGKDRILNFNLSPGNAI from the coding sequence ATGGCTGAAAATAGAAGGCGGAAAATACTGGCTCACAAGGATATGCAGATCAGGATCGTAGCCCAGATCTTGGCCATGGTGGCCAGCGGGATATTGCTGGTGGGCGGGGCGGTCTATCTGATAATCTGGAACGGGATCACCGGCCCGGCTTATGCTTCCGGCCAAACATCGCTGATCAATATATTCGACCAGGTTCATAAAACGCTGTTCATCGTCATTCCGGTTCTTATTTTAATAATGGGCTGGATATCCATAGTTATCTCCCATCGTATAGCGGGACCTTTGGTAAGGTTGAATAACGGCATGAAGTCTTTGGAGAAGGGCGACTGGCCTAAGCACCCCATGAAATTCCGCAAGAACGACGAGGGACACCATCTGGCCGAGCAGTTCAATGTAATGACCGAGAGCATCAGGAAGATGGTGGCCGGGGAGCAGGAGGCCGCCCGATCGGTGCTCTCGGAGCTGGAGGTATACACCCGCAAACTAAAGGAGGAGCAGAAGGTGGACCGGGAGATCATCGAAAAGCTGAACCGGATCCAGGAGAAGGCCGCTAAAACATCCCAGAAGGGTTTCACCCTGATAGAGCTGATGATCGTGGTGGTCATAATCGGAGTGCTGGCCGCCATTTCAATTCCTAATTACCTTAGCATGAGGGACAGGGCGATAGAGGCTTCATTAAAAAGCAACATGCATACCCTGCAGTTGGTGGTGGAGGATTTCAATACCAGGACCGGTGGCTTTTATCCGGCTGATCTGACCGTAAGAATATCGGACATAACCGGAAACGACGTTCACAAATCAATAACCGAGGGTGCCACCAAGCCGCCCTTTCCACCCAACACTTTGATCTGTCCCTATATGAGCTATGCCAATCCCTTTAACCGGAATGACCATGCCGTGATATATCTTCCCAATGACGCGCCTGTCGGACCGTCAGGGGTGGTATATTTTACCGGGTACGATGCCGCAAATAATATTATACCAGAAGGTTCGGCCCTTGTTGCCGTAACATATAAAATAAGGGGGTTCGGAAAAGACCGGATATTGAATTTTAATTTATCTCCCGGAAACGCAATCTAG